CTTTACACAATAtaccatattattattattacagtatataataAAATtagatattgaaaaaaaattataattacacCTTAAATCCTAAAAGGTAATGGATAAGGGTAATGAGGAGTTTCCTGTTGTTTCAGTTATGTTTTGACCTTGTATCTTGGTGTTAATTCTGAAAAAGGCCCTCTGTATAAGTAAATTTGGTTTCCTAGTCCTACCTCTTTTGAGTGGACAGTTAAGTTTAGCTTTTTCCACTTAAAGTCAGCAGTAACATCCTGTATTACTCTAGATAAATGAGTCACTGCTTGTTCACTGGGAGAAGgactaatgtttttttgtttgtgtgcaggggtCCTCCTCGTCGACCTCCACCCCAGTACCAGGAGCAACTCAAAACCCTCAACCAGTCCCTGCGTCTGGGACACCTCCTCTGCCGCAGCCGCAACCCAGACTTCCTCCTGAACATCATCCAGAGACAGGTAACAGGCactcacacatatatatattgtacCTTAGATAACAGAGAGATGTGTCGGCAGCTCGAGCACTGGCCCGGGACAGATCTACTGAGCCCAAAACCATGTAGCCCCACCTAATAAACGAGGAAATAACACTTTCAAGTGTCATCATTGGTCAAGTCAGTAAAATGCATTTTCAATCCATCACAGGCTTCCTCTCAGTCCATGCCCTGGTTGGCTGATTTGGTTCAGTCCAGTGAGGGGTCCTTGGATGTGCTTCCGGTGCAGTGCCTGTGTGAATTCCTTCTGCATGATGCTGCAGATGAGAATCTGCCGATAGAGGACGACgaagaaggagagagcaaagagcAGAGGGCCAAGAAGAGACAAGTATGTTGATGATTTTAAACGAAAgctttcctgtttttattttagtttcttcTGAGCGACTGAGTCCTaaatcctctctgctcctctcagagACAGCAAAAGCAAAGGCAGCTGCTTGGACGCCTGCAGGATCTTTTGTTAGGTCCTAAGGCTGATGAACAGACAACATGTGAAGTGTTGGATTATTTCCTGCGTCGTCTTAGCTCCTCTCAGGTGGCATCGAGAGTCCTGGCTATGAAGGTATTGAACTCATTGGAAGCATATATCATGTTACAATCTCTATCAGCATTATGTTGCTATTTAAGAAAAGCATCCCATTTGACATAATATATTTGTGTGCAGGGTTTGTCTCTGGTGCTGACCGAAGGAGGCTTGAAGGATGGAGATGAGCGGGAACAACCCATGGAGGAAGATTCTGCAGATGCCGAGCTCTTGCcaggttaccagtggctgctgcaggacctcccaAAACTCCCCTTGTTCGACAGCGTGAGGGGCATGACGTCCACTGCTCTGCAGCAGGTCAGCATCTGACTCAAGCAGTGAATTGTGCATAACTGAAAGATAAGGTAAAGCTGGATTAATGAGTGAGGGATAGAAAGAATAAGTCTTGTCTGTCTGCTCCCTCCCAGGCCATTCACATGGAGACCGACCCGCAGACGATCAGTGCCTATCTCATCTacctttcccagcatgcaccagTGGAGGAGCAGGCCTCTCATAATGACCTTGCCCTGGTAATCACAGCGAGTTGCTTAAATGTCATCATGACatgcttttttgttttgaaatcaagTTTTGATGGTGTCACAGATCATCGCTGACTTTTCTTCGTGTCGCTCTCTACAGGATGTTGCGCGGCTGATTGTCGAACGTTCCACCATCATGAACAGCATGTTCGCCAAACACTCCACCAGGCCGGAGTCCAATGCTGTGCTCTCTGCTTTCCTCACCATCTTCTCCGCTTACAttaagaggatgaggaagacgaAAGAGGGCGAGGATCTTTACAGCTGGGTGAGCGGTACTAAATGCTTCCCTATACATTAGAATACCCCAGAAGTGCAAAGTTTGGGCCTAgttgcacatttcctgtgatCACTGAAAACTCTTGATAGTTACCGCAAtgtaaatgaaatggaaattaatCCCTGTTTGATATTGATTGATGAACTATACAGAACAGGGTGGATTCACAATGAgaacgttttctttttttagtcaGAATCTCAGGACCAGGTGTTTTTGCGTTGGACCACAGGGGAAACTGCAACCATGCACATCCTTGTAGTCCATGCCATGGTCATCCTGCTGACTCTGGGTCCCCCTAAAGGTAGTTCTGTGCATGTCAGATTTGAAGGTGTGCATTGATGAAGAACATCTTTGatattgtatgtgttttttaacAATATTTACAGGAGAGAGTGATTTCTATGCTCTTTTGGACATTTGGTTCCCTGACAAGAAACCTCTACCCACTGCCTTCCTGGTCGACACTTCAGAAGAGGCCCTTCTGCTGCCTGATTGGTTGAAACTCAGGATGATCCGATCAGAGGTCTCTCGATTGGTTGACGCAGGTACAACTTCTTCTACTTTGCTGAAACAAACATGGCTCATCAAGTACATATTGTTTTCTACTTTTAATCATTGCACATGTTTCTCTCAGCTCTATCGGACCTGGAgcctcagcagctgctgctgtttgttcagtccTTCGGCATTCCTGTGTCCAGCATGAGTAAGCTGCTGCAGTACCTGGATCAGGCTGTTTCCCATGACACAGATACACTTGAGGAGAACATCATGGATAAGCGTAAGAGTCTTTTGCAGATATTCTGTTCTTAAGATTTTGAGTTTTGTTGTAAATCTTTCTGATTTGTCTCATTTTGTATTTCCTCTGCAACAGACTACATGGCCCACCTGGTTGAGGTGCAGCATGAGCGAGGTGCCACTGGGGGGCACACTTTCCATTCATTACTGAGCTCCACGCTTCCTACTGACAGAGGTCAGTGACTTTGTCTCCCTAgtggtttgtttctgtttgactgcGACTTAGAAAACACAATAATTACGATAATAGAGTACTCAGGTTTTATCAACTCAACAGAAAACACGATTTCAACCATGCTGTTAAAATGGCTGACAGCAAGCGCAGTTTACAGTTAATATTAATGAAGCAAATtctgtttgacttttatttaattcatcccAACGATCACTCATCCCAAAAACTCTGCACTGCCTTAGGTCATCAGAAATACTCTCAAGAAAAATTGAAATACAGACATTCCTACAGTTATAGTTATcaatattctaatttattgTATCTTTGTACCTTAAGATGCCTGAATACCTCATTCATAATATTTAATGGCATAGATTTTTAATGGCTGTAGCAGACAGAAATCTACAAGCACCAAATGTAAATGATCTAAATTCCTCCTTAATGTTTTGACGTCCCTCTTAACAGATGCTTCTGAAACAAGTAAGGCTAAAGTTACCGTGGAGACGCCCCACAGCTCGGTGAAGATGAGAGCTGGCAGTCAGCTTCCTGAAGTCGGGCCTGACGATGATCTCACCGGCATGTTGCTTCAGGTAGGAATTAGCTAGAGAGCTGTTAGttgtatatttaacatttggatAACACACACTCCGAGCAAAAGGTCTTCCCTTTATTTATTCCAATCAATTCCTCTGATTGCTTAGTCACCGTGTGAAAAGGaaattgtttctgtttcctttacTCCGACAGATATTCCCCATAAAGGTGGACCCTCGCTGGCATGGCCCGCCTCCCAGCCAACTCTCTCTGGCCCTGCAGCAAGCCCTGGCTAAAGAACTGATGCGGGCCAAACAAGGCCAGGTTCAGCAGGGCGGGTTGGCATTTCGCCTCCTACAGGCCATCGCTGCCCTGCTCACCTCTGCCCACGCAGGCCCCATTGTCATGTCCATGCACCGTAGCCACgccctctcctgtcctctcatGCGCCAACTGCACCTCTATCAGGTTGGGCTCATTAACATAGATTGCATAATTCCAATAGCTCATGAattaaactgtgaaaatgtcgttctgttttctgtcactttatttttgttcttttctctccAGCGTCTCGTGTCCAAGGACGTTGCTTTTTCCTCAATGTTCCTCAAGGTCATCGTCGAGGTGTTGATCTGGTTAGACAACCCAACAGGACCTCTGGCAGGACCTCTGAAGACGCTGCTCAGATCCCTCGCTAGTCAGAACTCTCACAACCACAGGCATAATGATGGTGAGGACATGGCCTGTTTCTCTTTTCAGATACCGGCTGCTCCATTTTATGTCTAACGATGAGTGGCGCGTGTCTTGGCCCTGCAGTGCGGACTGGTTTCCTCCATCTGGCCGAGGCTTTGGCCTATCGCAGAGACACTGAGGTCCCACTGAGGACCGTCATCGCAATGCTGAAGGCTGGAGACAGATGTAATGCAGAAGCAGAGCTCATCGGCAAAGGTATAACTGGAGTTAGTTTGAACTGCCTGATCTCTGTGTTTCAAAGATTAGACGATACAATTTTAATCGATTATCAATTATTGTCATGAGAGTCATCAGAAGTTACATTTTTAAGTGATTATAACAATCAATTGtaccaaaatatatatattttaaaacttgtttaaaccatttcaatattttaagtACTGCGAGTGTGAATTAGGAACAAATTCAGTGGTGACCTGGTTTTTAGATCATTTATATTCAATCTCAGTGCCTCAAACTGAATGGCTCCCATAATTCAGTGTATTCGTAGCTTTTAAAATTTTGTTTTCTTACATAAAAATGCAGTTGAAGTCCAAGATTCATTAATAATTATGCAATTTTATTTCCAGTGTTACAAGGGCTGATGGAGGTGAAGTCACCGTATTTAGAGGAGCTTCTGTCTCTGCTGATGACTGTGGGAACACAGAACGGGACCGCCGGCCCGGTTACAATGGTGATTTCCCTGCTGCTCCAAGAAAGCGAGGAGCAAGCCGTGAAAAAGGAGGTGGATTCTAACAAGTGAGCACCGCAATTCTATTTCCCCCCCAAGTCACCCAAGAAACATTATATTTGACCGGACTAAATAACAAGCACAGCCGCCTGTGACAAATAGCAAACCTGCGTCCGCTGCCGTCTGGACCTCGTACTTGTAAACTACTTTTGGATTTGGTTCAGGAAGGTTTAATTGGTTTTGCAGCTTTACATTGGCTTTACACATTCACATGCTGTGAAAGCCTCTAAATACGATAgtctttttctgtgtttggTTTTCAGCACCACGGCCAGAGAGGCAGGTTCATATTAAAAGTTGCTCATCGTCACCGGCTGTGTCTAGAAGTGTGTAGGGATGTCACAAGAACTGATACTTCGGTGCCAAGTCGATGCCAAATGTGCTCAATTTGCACCATCACTGGTCGGAGGTTCTTGGGACCGGTGCAGTGCTTATAGTTTGCTTTCTCTTTGTTTGGTTCGCTATCTAGTTAaacggacagacacacacagacacacacagacacacacagacacacacagacacacacagacacacacagacacacagacacacagacacacacacacacagacacacacacacacacacacacacacacacacatacaagatCCCACAGATTTTGACGCAACaaaatctgtgttttaactTAGTTGTTGGGatttgtctgtgaaaggctcatatcaggGCCTCTTTCTAATGGCTCAGTGTAAATGGTAAATACTAAGAATTTCCTGGTTGAAGTAAATTGGCACTTTATAGCCCCACTTTATCTCGGCTGACCTGTAGATTACTTTTCTCTGAGGTCTTCAGTAGTTGAACATTGTGATTTTCAGTCACATCCCTGCAGAACTAACCGTTTCAGTTTGACCTTCGCCAGCAGCTCCGAGGTCACCAAGTCAGGACTGAGCTCCGGGCTGCTCGTTGATTGGCTGGAGCATCTCGACCCCGAGGTCACGTCGGTGTGTCCGGACcttcaacagaaactgctgttcACCCTCAACAAAGTAAGATAAGCGTAAAATATCTACTGGCAgtgctcaggtgtgtgtgtgtgtgcttggagTCAGTCATGCATCTTATGTCTCTATTTCAGGTCCGAGGCACCCCTGCATACAGACCCTATCTTCTGGCCTTGCTCACACATCAGTCAAACTGGTGCACCCTGCTGCAGTGtatcagtgctcttctcagcaAGCGACAAGACTACAagtaaaacctttttattttgtttaacatTCTCCCAGTTACAGTTCAGTGTGATTTTGGTAGATTAAGCATTAGGGTTTCTAATGCCTGGTTCACACTACACAATTTTGTGTTCGATTTTCCATTGGTTGACTAAAGACCCAGATTGGAGCCAAATCTGTGTTCGATCCACAGCCAATCAAAGCACAGCATGGTTTGAATGCAGTATATAGCTTGGAGACTAGACATACAGGTTGGGATCATGTTGTTATGTGTGACCCCCCTGTTGCCAGTCAGTTGTGTAGTATAAGCTCACCTCAGTTGTATAGTGTGAATCGCGCAGCAATCTGACAACTTTGAAAGTCGTGTCGCCTGAACTTGGCATTAAAGTGAGAACTCGTGTTAAATATCTGTTTATCTTTCCTTTTTAGATTGGACCCATCATCAGCCCTTGATTTCCTGTGGGCGTGCAGCCACATCCCACGTATCTGGCAAGGACGTGACCAGAAGATCCCTCAAGTAAGAGCAAACGCACACAGTTATTAGATGTGATGATTTTTCCTGCACTTGATAAGTAGGAGGCAGTTAATTCTGCTCATGAGGATGACTCACGTTTTTATCTTTTTCCTCCATGCAGAAGAAAACGGAGAAGTTCGTGCTGCGACTCAGTTCAGAGGAGCTCATCAGCATGGTGGACCTGATCTTGTCTGAGTCAGAGCTCAACAGTCGCGACACACAACGTgacgacagcagcagcagcagcagcagcagcgtggacCAGGCCTCCCGCTCCCTCATCCAGTCCCGGCTGCCCCTCCTTCACTCCTACTGCAACGGGGACCTGGAAAACATCAAGAAGGTCTCGGAGTACCTCATCAGCTGCACAAAGAAATGGGAGGACAGGTAAGGTGTATGCTTATTGCTTCAATACTCATCTATCCTCAAATcttccctcttcctcatccctctATTTCCAAAAAGACGCATCTgttcaacacatttttattctaCAAGTTTCCCCAAAGTACTCATTCCATCTATTCCAACACATCATATTGTTCTTTCTAATTAGCCCCAAGCAgtgaaagtaatttttttctcttcctgttatGGTGTGCGGATAAACTCGGGAGAAAATCGCACAAGATTTTCCTTCTCAGTGCAGATGAACTTTCCTCTGTCAGCCACAATGCCGTGGACCAGGGAAAACCCGATAATTAGGTCTATTGGTGTGAAATTAAAACCAGCAGAAGTCGTCTATACTGTGATCTCTTTAAAAGCTCAGTGTATTATAATGAAGCCAAGAGGATTAAGGCTGAAGCTCTAAACTTGCCTGTGTTGTGAATTCCTGCTCTGACTTAGCTGTCAGAGATCAGGGTGCAACTCTTTGTGGAGGCAAACCCTCCTTTCATGGATGTGTCTCTGGTTATTAAACCACTTTAATGAGGAAACTTTGGCGAAGGTCAAGCAAAATTAGCTTCCGAATTACAGTATTTTAAGTACAGCTAAGCTGCCTGGTGAAACGGCTGCTTGTGAAAATGTGGCGGGAGAAAAACATGTTGAAAGTAAAGGGTTTTGGCCTTGTGTTGAGTAAACACACGATTTGCATGTGAAGCATTCTTCTTGCGGACGCTCACTGTCGGATAAGCTGGTGTTTATTCCAATTACACAGCAACTATTGAACAACTCTCTACTCTTGGTCAAGGTCGCTGTAGTTTCGGTGAACATATAGCTGTAATAAACTTTTCAGTCACTGGGGAGTATAGTGCATCATTTGAGCCTGACACGGGCCTGAGCCACTAAGAGGATTGTATGAAACTGCAGTGACTCAGAGGCAAAAAACCTCAGAATGACATTATGCTATTCATGCACGCACTTTGTATTAATGCACATTAATTATTGTGGCTTGTAGACGGAAACAATAGAGAAGTGCTGGATCGTGCTCTTTAATCTGTGATCTCGTATTAACTCTGATGATAATCACATgaaagagatgggggggggggggggggggagcgagaCTGAAATTCACCAAAGCCAACTGGGAACATAGTCTGCCTCATGATGTTTGTTGCTGTACAGAGTGAAGCTCGCTTGACTTGAAAAGCTGTAACAAACTTTTCGTAGCCGCACGAAATTGGTCAACCGGTCACTGTCAGTTAAATGGCTTCAGGCCACACAACTCAATAACATCGGGGATTACAGTGTTGATGATTTTGGACGCTAAGCCGTTGGATTTGCGATGCACAGCTGAACTGTCCTGAGCCAATAATAACACGTACACACATCATACTTCCCTCTCTTGTTTATTCTGTCCGTCAGTTCGATGAACAAGAGGTGCCAGAACTTTCTGCTGCAGATCTACCTGCACTTTCCCGAGGTCATCCAGCACGTCACCCTGCCCGAGGGCACCCTCAGCAGCGGGGGAGCGGAGGATGGCAGCAGCTGCAAGGTGAAGATCTCTGACAATAAATATAACTGATTATGATGTGGCACTTAAAGAGTTATAGAAGATATGTCACTTAGAACCAGAGGCTCCCTATTCAGTATCTTGTAGGGTAAATTTGAGTCGGAACAGATTGTGGAATTGCCGTTAAAATATTCCCAACAGCACCAGCGGCTGCATAGTCAAACGGTTGGCTAAATAATTAGGAATAACTTAAAGAATGAGAGAACGAAAAGGACGTCAATGCCTCCATTAtatggactagtggcagaaacttggactatgggcagaaaaggtctctggttcgtctctggttcgtctctggttcgtctctggttcgtctctggttcgtctctggttcgtctctggttcgtctctggttcgtctctggttcgactccacggagaaaaaacaaaaagacgaacctggattgatctgtccaaaaaaaatccaagagaATTCTCCcagccctgtctagtgcccctgagcaaggcaccttactcccccaacatctgctccccgggcgccgtacatggctgctcactgctctgtgtgtcctgcaccagatgggtcaaaagcagacgttaaatttccctacctgcatgagtgtgcttgtgcatgtctgtgcatgtgtttgggactaataaatgcatcttaataagTGAGGGATCACTGAATAGTTTGGGCCGACGTGATAGATTCCAAACACCAAAGGAACAAATATCTTCTGGAAAAAGGATGTTGCAGTATTTGATTGTCTTTTTTCCCATATTCATAAACAGCTCTTTTGTAATTATCAACAGTAGTATCATGATTACTATTTGAAATACCATATGTCAAACCATGACATCGCACAGAGTAaagtttttatttccatttctcaGCTCGATGTCCTGGTCCATCGTCTGGTCACCCTGCTCGCCGACGTTGGCGACTCGAAGTCTGTCGAAAACCGCGTGTCTGACGCCAACCTCGCCTGTCGTAAGATGGCCGTGTCGCACCCTGTCCTTTTGCTGAGGTGAAatcagaaaagagaaaatatttcaAGCAGTAGTTTAAATCTACAAATTAAGAGATTAACTGCCACCGCCACAGACGACGATACAACCTGCTGACTTCTTCCTCCACAGACACCTGCCCATGATCGCAGGGCTGCTCCACGGCCGCATTCACCTGAACATGCAGGAGTTTCGCCAGCAGAACCACATGACCTTCTTCAGCAACGTGCTCGCcatcctggagctgctgcagccccTGGTGTTCCACAGCGACCACCAGAGGGCGCTTCAGAACTGCCTTCTCTCCTTCATGAAGGTCCTTCAGGTGGGGGCGGCTCACAGGCGTTCAGGTCCTCGCCAGGAGACTCAAGGCAGAGATGAGATTCACAgtgttcctctctgtgtttcctccCGCAGAACTTTCAGAGGACTCGATCTCCGCTGGTCTTCATCAACAAATTTCTGCAGTTCACGCAGAAGTACATCACGAACGATGCAGCGGCTGCCATTCCTTATCTACAGAAGCACTCCAACATTTTACAGTTAGTACATCAAGGAAATATCCTTTTTGTGGGTTCATTTTTGACGTTTTAAACTATAAATTGTGTTGTTGCACAGAGATGTAGCTCTGCTGTTTCTCCTCTTAGGAACCTGTGTGCAGAAAACCCCGACCTGGTCCAGCTGAGGTCTCTGCTGGCTGGACTCACTTTGCCAGTGAAAAACTCCTCCTCAGAGTTCGCGGGAGAAGACAGAGATGGTGAGCACAATTTTCCCATCGAGctttctctgaggacacacctTTGTCTACCTAGAACACGAGCACACATAAAATAGGTGGTTTCTGTAGAATCGTATTTCTTAAAGTAAGACGCTGAGGTAGTGTTAGACAATAATCTCTGGTTACATTATACGATTTTAACCTGAAAAAGAGTTTTGCAGAGGCGTGCATGTTTTTGAATTAT
Above is a genomic segment from Pleuronectes platessa chromosome 16, fPlePla1.1, whole genome shotgun sequence containing:
- the ints1 gene encoding integrator complex subunit 1 isoform X3, translated to MNRPKPTTLRRPSAAKPSAHPPPGDFIALGSKSQGSEPKAPAVLLKPASTGLPADRKRDTSSALPSSSGLSSLTKRPKLSTTPPVSALGRLADVAATDKRAISPSIKEPSVIPIEVSPAVLLDEIEAAESEGNDERIEGLLCGAVKQLKLNRAKPDITLYLSLMFLAKIKPNVFATEGIIEALCSLLRRDASINFKAKGNSLVSVLACNLLMAAYEDDENWPEIFVKVYIEDSLGERIWVDSSHCKNFVDNIQTAFGTKMPPKSMLLQVDTGRSGGDLSAGSSPHPSTPDEDDSQTELLIAEEKLSPEGDWQVMPRYEELSESVEDYVLDVLRDQLNRRQPMDNVSRNLLRLLTATCGYKEARLMAVQRLEMWLQNPKLTRPAQDLLMSMCMNCNTHGADDMEVISNLIKIRLKPKVLLNHYMLCVRELLNANKDNLATMVKLVIFNELSNARNPNNMQVLHTVLQHSPEQAPKFLAMVFQDLLTNKDDYLRASRALLREIIKQTKHEINFQSFCFGLMQERKETSYVDMEFKERFVIQVTDLLTVSMMLGITAQVKEAGIAWDKGEKKNLDILKSFQNQIASIQRDAVWWLHTVVPTISKVGAKDYVHCLHKVLFTEQPETYYKWDNWPPESDRNFFLRLCSEVPLLEDTLMRVLVIGLSRDLPLGPADAMELADHLVKRAAGVQSDAAELADGTKTDLEVLKVERIQLIDAVLNLCTYHHPENIQLPAGYQPPNLAISMLYWKAWLLLLVVAAFNPQKIGLAAWDGYPTLKMLMEMVMTNNYSYPPCTVADEDTKTEMISKELQMAQREKQDILAFESHLAAASTKQTITESNSLLLSQLTSLDPQGPPRRPPPQYQEQLKTLNQSLRLGHLLCRSRNPDFLLNIIQRQASSQSMPWLADLVQSSEGSLDVLPVQCLCEFLLHDAADENLPIEDDEEGESKEQRAKKRQRQQKQRQLLGRLQDLLLGPKADEQTTCEVLDYFLRRLSSSQVASRVLAMKGLSLVLTEGGLKDGDEREQPMEEDSADAELLPGYQWLLQDLPKLPLFDSVRGMTSTALQQAIHMETDPQTISAYLIYLSQHAPVEEQASHNDLALDVARLIVERSTIMNSMFAKHSTRPESNAVLSAFLTIFSAYIKRMRKTKEGEDLYSWSESQDQVFLRWTTGETATMHILVVHAMVILLTLGPPKGESDFYALLDIWFPDKKPLPTAFLVDTSEEALLLPDWLKLRMIRSEVSRLVDAALSDLEPQQLLLFVQSFGIPVSSMSKLLQYLDQAVSHDTDTLEENIMDKHYMAHLVEVQHERGATGGHTFHSLLSSTLPTDRDASETSKAKVTVETPHSSVKMRAGSQLPEVGPDDDLTGMLLQIFPIKVDPRWHGPPPSQLSLALQQALAKELMRAKQGQVQQGGLAFRLLQAIAALLTSAHAGPIVMSMHRSHALSCPLMRQLHLYQRLVSKDVAFSSMFLKVIVEVLIWLDNPTGPLAGPLKTLLRSLASQNSHNHRHNDVRTGFLHLAEALAYRRDTEVPLRTVIAMLKAGDRCNAEAELIGKVLQGLMEVKSPYLEELLSLLMTVGTQNGTAGPVTMVISLLLQESEEQAVKKEVDSNNSSEVTKSGLSSGLLVDWLEHLDPEVTSVCPDLQQKLLFTLNKVRGTPAYRPYLLALLTHQSNWCTLLQCISALLSKRQDYKLDPSSALDFLWACSHIPRIWQGRDQKIPQKKTEKFVLRLSSEELISMVDLILSESELNSRDTQRDDSSSSSSSSVDQASRSLIQSRLPLLHSYCNGDLENIKKVSEYLISCTKKWEDSSMNKRCQNFLLQIYLHFPEVIQHVTLPEGTLSSGGAEDGSSCKLDVLVHRLVTLLADVGDSKSVENRVSDANLACRKMAVSHPVLLLRHLPMIAGLLHGRIHLNMQEFRQQNHMTFFSNVLAILELLQPLVFHSDHQRALQNCLLSFMKVLQNFQRTRSPLVFINKFLQFTQKYITNDAAAAIPYLQKHSNILQNLCAENPDLVQLRSLLAGLTLPVKNSSSEFAGEDRDDDVSTGSLPLVNISASVSLSAADMTMYLKKMSRGKAVEDVLEVLTEVDDKSRRSPEIIQYFANDLQRLMVSSEELCRNMAFSLALRCIQNNPCLATDFLPTYMYCMGSGNFDVVQTALRNLPEYVLLCQEHADILLHKAFLVGIYGQIDTSSMIAESMKVLHMEATT
- the ints1 gene encoding integrator complex subunit 1 isoform X4 — its product is MNRPKPTTLRRPSAAKPSAHPPPGDFIALGSKSQGSEPKAPAVLLKPASTGLPADRKRDTSSALPSSSGLSSLTKRPKLSTTPPVSALGRLADVAATDKRAISPSIKEPSVIPIEVSPAVLLDEIEAAESEGNDERIEGLLCGAVKQLKLNRAKPDITLYLSLMFLAKIKPNVFATEGIIEALCSLLRRDASINFKAKGNSLVSVLACNLLMAAYEDDENWPEIFVKVYIEDSLGERIWVDSSHCKNFVDNIQTAFGTKMPPKSMLLQVDTGRSGGDLSAGSSPHPSTPDEDDSQTELLIAEEKLSPEGDWQVMPRYEELSESVEDYVLDVLRDQLNRRQPMDNVSRNLLRLLTATCGYKEARLMAVQRLEMWLQNPKLTRPAQDLLMSMCMNCNTHGADDMEVISNLIKIRLKPKVLLNHYMLCVRELLNANKDNLATMVKLVIFNELSNARNPNNMQVLHTVLQHSPEQAPKFLAMVFQDLLTNKDDYLRASRALLREIIKQTKHEINFQSFCFGLMQERKETSYVDMEFKERFVIQVTDLLTVSMMLGITAQVKEAGIAWDKGEKKNLDILKSFQNQIASIQRDAVWWLHTVVPTISKVGAKDYVHCLHKVLFTEQPETYYKWDNWPPESDRNFFLRLCSEVPLLEDTLMRVLVIGLSRDLPLGPADAMELADHLVKRAAGVQSDAAELADGTKTDLEVLKVERIQLIDAVLNLCTYHHPENIQLPAGYQPPNLAISMLYWKAWLLLLVVAAFNPQKIGLAAWDGYPTLKMLMEMVMTNNYSYPPCTVADEDTKTEMISKELQMAQREKQDILAFESHLAAASTKQTITESNSLLLSQLTSLDPQGPPRRPPPQYQEQLKTLNQSLRLGHLLCRSRNPDFLLNIIQRQASSQSMPWLADLVQSSEGSLDVLPVQCLCEFLLHDAADENLPIEDDEEGESKEQRAKKRQRQQKQRQLLGRLQDLLLGPKADEQTTCEVLDYFLRRLSSSQVASRVLAMKGLSLVLTEGGLKDGDEREQPMEEDSADAELLPGYQWLLQDLPKLPLFDSVRGMTSTALQQAIHMETDPQTISAYLIYLSQHAPVEEQASHNDLALDVARLIVERSTIMNSMFAKHSTRPESNAVLSAFLTIFSAYIKRMRKTKEGEDLYSWSESQDQVFLRWTTGETATMHILVVHAMVILLTLGPPKGESDFYALLDIWFPDKKPLPTAFLVDTSEEALLLPDWLKLRMIRSEVSRLVDAALSDLEPQQLLLFVQSFGIPVSSMSKLLQYLDQAVSHDTDTLEENIMDKHYMAHLVEVQHERGATGGHTFHSLLSSTLPTDRDASETSKAKVTVETPHSSVKMRAGSQLPEVGPDDDLTGMLLQIFPIKVDPRWHGPPPSQLSLALQQALAKELMRAKQGQVQQGGLAFRLLQAIAALLTSAHAGPIVMSMHRSHALSCPLMRQLHLYQRLVSKDVAFSSMFLKVIVEVLIWLDNPTGPLAGPLKTLLRSLASQNSHNHRHNDVRTGFLHLAEALAYRRDTEVPLRTVIAMLKAGDRCNAEAELIGKVLQGLMEVKSPYLEELLSLLMTVGTQNGTAGPVTMVISLLLQESEEQAVKKEVDSNNSEVTKSGLSSGLLVDWLEHLDPEVTSVCPDLQQKLLFTLNKVRGTPAYRPYLLALLTHQSNWCTLLQCISALLSKRQDYKLDPSSALDFLWACSHIPRIWQGRDQKIPQKKTEKFVLRLSSEELISMVDLILSESELNSRDTQRDDSSSSSSSSVDQASRSLIQSRLPLLHSYCNGDLENIKKVSEYLISCTKKWEDSSMNKRCQNFLLQIYLHFPEVIQHVTLPEGTLSSGGAEDGSSCKLDVLVHRLVTLLADVGDSKSVENRVSDANLACRKMAVSHPVLLLRHLPMIAGLLHGRIHLNMQEFRQQNHMTFFSNVLAILELLQPLVFHSDHQRALQNCLLSFMKVLQNFQRTRSPLVFINKFLQFTQKYITNDAAAAIPYLQKHSNILQNLCAENPDLVQLRSLLAGLTLPVKNSSSEFAGEDRDDDVSTGSLPLVNISASVSLSAADMTMYLKKMSRGKAVEDVLEVLTEVDDKSRRSPEIIQYFANDLQRLMVSSEELCRNMAFSLALRCIQNNPCLATDFLPTYMYCMGSGNFDVVQTALRNLPEYVLLCQEHADILLHKAFLVGIYGQIDTSSMIAESMKVLHMEATT